The DNA region ATCGCCTGGATCCTTTGGGTTGAAAACAGTCTTAATTTTGTCGTTTGAGTCACAGGACATAATCGCTTATGATTAATCCCTTGTTAAGTGATAAGGAAAAGATTTGGAAATGGCACGTCTGGCTTTATTGAGCGTCTCCGACAAAACTGGAATTGTTGAATTTGCCCGCGCATTAGTCGAGGAATTTGGCTTCGATATCATCAGTAGCGGCGGTACAGCAAAAGCGCTTAAGGAAGGTGGTGTGCCAGTAGCGAAAGTCAGCGAATACACTGGTTCCCCCGAAATCCTCGGTGGCCGTGTCAAAACCCTCCACCCCAAAGTTCACGGCGGTATCCTCGCGCGTCAGGATTTCCCAGAACACCTCAAAGATTTAGAGGATAACGATATTCGTCCCCTCAGCCTTGTGGCAGTAAATCTTTATCCTTTCGAGCAAACCATCGCCAAAGATGGCGTGACTGTCCCCGAAGCAGTAGAACAAATTGATATTGGTGGCCCTGCAATGCTCCGGGCGGCAGCAAAGAATTTTGGGAGTTTGGCGGTCATTTCTAACCCCAGTTATTACGACGAATATCTTGAAGAATTACGCGCGAATGATGGCAATGCAACCATCGAATTTCGTCAGCGCATGGCGGGGGAAACTTTTGCGTTAACTTGTGCCTACGACCAAGCAATTTCGAGTTACTTCTCCAGCAGCGTCAATGCCGAAGCCGATTTACCGAAGCGTTTTGGTATTGGTGGACAGGCAGTTCAAACCCTCCGTTATGGCGAAAATCCCCACCAGAGCGCCACTTGGTATAAAACTGGCACACAAGATAGTGGTTGGGCTGCTGCTGAAAAAATTCAGGGTAAAGCCCTCAGCTATAACAACCTCGTTGACCTCGAAGCTGCTCGCCGGATTATCGCCGAATTTCCCGATGGTGACCCGGCAGTGGCAATTCTGAAGCATACAAATCCCTGTGGTGTGGC from [Leptolyngbya] sp. PCC 7376 includes:
- the purH gene encoding bifunctional phosphoribosylaminoimidazolecarboxamide formyltransferase/IMP cyclohydrolase, which produces MARLALLSVSDKTGIVEFARALVEEFGFDIISSGGTAKALKEGGVPVAKVSEYTGSPEILGGRVKTLHPKVHGGILARQDFPEHLKDLEDNDIRPLSLVAVNLYPFEQTIAKDGVTVPEAVEQIDIGGPAMLRAAAKNFGSLAVISNPSYYDEYLEELRANDGNATIEFRQRMAGETFALTCAYDQAISSYFSSSVNAEADLPKRFGIGGQAVQTLRYGENPHQSATWYKTGTQDSGWAAAEKIQGKALSYNNLVDLEAARRIIAEFPDGDPAVAILKHTNPCGVAVADTLVEAYEKAFAADSISAFGGIVALNKPLDAATAEAMSKVFLECIVAPECTPEAREVIAKKKKLRVLTLADLLTGPTQTVKAIAGGFLAQDADTQIEAPKDWKCVTSKLPSPEDLEELFFAWKLCKHVKSNAILVSKDRTTVGVGAGQMNRVGAAKIAFEQAGEKAKGAYLASDAFFPFDDSVRSAAEVGIKAIVQPGGSIRDEDSIKAANELGIIMMFTGSRHFLH